In Leptolyngbya sp. NIES-2104, the genomic window TTGCGCTACGGACATTCAGGATTGCCGATCGTGGATGAGGGTCGATTAGTCGGGATCGTGTCCCGTCGCGATCTCGATATCGCAGCGTATCACGGCTTGAAAGATACGCCCGTTAAGAGAATCATGGCAGCGCAGGTGAGAACGATCGAGCCGTCCACGCCACTTTCGGAAATTCAAGGCGTTATGGGAACGTATGACATTGGACGGCTTCCGGTGATTGATCAAGGTCAACTGGTTGGAATTGTGACGCGCACCGATGTCTTACGAAAACTTCAACCTGTACCGGAAACCTTGCGATTAGAGCGATTTGCTGCACCGTTTCAGAAGATTTTTGCGATCGCGTCCCAAGCCGCAGAAGATCGAGGCTGGCATCTTTATCTAGTCGGTGGAGCCGTCAGAGATCTACTTCTAGCTGATCCCACTGCTGAAGTGGGCTTGAGCGATATCGATTTTGTCGTGGACGGATTTCATCAATCGGCGGAAGTCGGTGCAGGTGTGGAATTAGCGAAATGTCTCCAGAAGATTTATCCACAGGCGCGACTTGAAATTCACGGGAAATTTCAAACGGCAGCGTTACTCTGGCACAACGATCCCGAACTCGGTTCGCTTTGGATCGATATTGCAACCGCACGAACTGAATTCTATTTATATCCAGCCGCAAATCCTGAAGTGGAAGCGAGTTCGATTCGACAGGATTTGTATCGTCGAGATTTTACCGTGAATGCGTTGGCGTTGAGATTAACCAATCCCAGAGCGCATGAGCTTCTTGATTATTTTGGTGGCATTGCAGATTTACGATCGCATCAAATTCGCGTTTTGCATCCCAACAGTTTTATCGAAGATCCCACCCGCATTTACCGAGCCGTCCGGTTTGCAGTTCGTTTGGGATTCGAGATCGAGCCGCAAACAGAAGCATCTATTCGACATGCGATCGCGTCCGGGCTTTACAATCGACGCGATCGACCCGTTCCCGCTCTCCAAAGTCGCCTCCGCTCCGAACTGAAATACATTTTGCAAGCCCGCTACTGGAAACCAGCGATTCAAAAGTTAGCGGATCTTGACGCGCTGGTGTGTATTCATCCGAGTTTGAAGCTCGATCGAGAACTTTGGCGACAGTTGAAATGGGCAGATCGCTTTCAAAGATTTGATTTAGCGATTCCGCACTGGCAATTACTCCTAGAAGTTTTGATTGCAAAACTCGACGATCGCGCCACCGTTGCCAAAACGCTCCAACTTCCGCACGATGCGATCGAGCGTTTAACCAAACTGCCTGCGATCGAAGCCGCACTCCAACCTTCTGAGAAACCGAGCGAAATGGTTCAGTTATTAAAACCGTTCGATTCCGAAACGTTGGCGTTGATTGCTGCACGAGGAGCGCGATCGATTCGTCGATCGATCTATCAATATTTCAACGTTTGGTCACAGATCAAACCCCCAATCGACGGCTCAGATTTGAAAACACTGGGCTACAAACCGGGTAAGCAATTCAAACAAATTTTGGAAGAACTTCTAGTTCTAACTTTAGATGGCAAGATTTGCGATCGCACTGAAGCCGAACAATATTTAGCCGAACATTACCCGCTAAACTGAAAAATGCCCTGATTGCAAAACTCTCCTATGGCTTCGATCGAACTGGTTTCCCCCGATTCAATTCCAACTGATGCGATCAAATATGACGATCGTGGTTTAGTGCCTGCGATCGTTCAGGATTATCTCGATGGCACAGTCTTGATGATGGCGTGGATGAACCAAGAATCTTTGCAAAAAACGCTTGCGACTGGAGAAACCTGGTTTTGGAGTCGATCGCGCCAAGAATTTTGGCACAAGGGCGCAACTTCAGGACACACTCAGAAAGTAAAAGCGGTTCGATACGACTGTGATAGTGATGCTTTGTTAGTGACCGTTGAGCAGATTGGCGATATTGCTTGTCATACAGGCGCACGAAGTTGTTTTCATCAAGTCGATGGCAACATCTCGCCGCCGCCCGCTGATACATTATCTCAAGTCTTTTCTGTCGTGTGCGATCGACGTGACAACCCGATCGAAGGCTCTTACACCCGAACCTTATTCGCAGGTGGCGATAACAAAATTCTCAAAAAGATCGGAGAAGAAGCCGCAGAAGTCGTAATGGCTTGCAAAGACGATGATAAAGATGCGATCGCGGGAGAAGCCGCAGATTTGTTCTATCACACCCTTGTCGCACTCGCTCACCACAAAGTTGATCTCAAGGCTGTCTACCGCAAGCTACAAGAACGACGTTAGATTTCAGTCAGTTTCAACTGACTTCGCACTGTTAGCCCCGAATTCCATTCCGGGGCGAAATCGCAACGTGAGCGAAAAACCTCTCAACACCGTTTCACACAGGAAGCACGATCGTAAATTCTGTCCCTTGTCCAATCACAGAATGACAATCGAGCTTCCCACCATGTTTTTCAACAATGATTTGACGGCTGATGGCTAATCCTAATCCAGTTCCTTTGCCCACAGGTTTCGTCGTAAAACTTGGCTCAAAAATCTGAGACTGAATCTCTGGAGAAATACCAAAACCGTTATCTTTGATCCGAATCGTTGCGGTTTCAGTCGATTGGTCAATCGCAGTCGAAATCCAAATCACATTTGGAGCGGTGCAAACCTCCTCATACGATCGCGTTACATTCTGCTCTTCAAAGACATCTAACGCATTTGCAATCAGATTCATGAACACCTGATTTAACTGTCCGGGATAGCATCGAATCGGGAACAAATCGCCGTAGTTTCGATTAATTTGAATTTCAGGGTGTTGTTCATCCGCTTTGAGCCGATGTTTTAGCAACATCAGCGTACTCTCAATGCCTTCGTGAATCTGATATTCCACCTTCGAGGAAATGTCCGATCGCGCAAATGAGCGCAGAGAAAAACTAATGTCTCTTAAACGATCGACTCCTTCATGAATCGATCGAATTAACTTCGGCATATCTTCAATGAGATACTCTAAGTCAACGTCCTCGATAAATTCCTCGATTTCAGCATCAGGCTGCTGGGTCTGATACATTTCAATCAAGGTAAACAGATCCTGCGTATAGTCTTCGATGTGCTTGAGATTGCCACCGACAAAGTTAATCGGATTATTAATCTCATGTCCGATTCCCGCAACTAGCTGACCCAGCGTAGACATTTTCTCGCTTTGAATGAGTTGGAGTTGCGTCGTGTTGAGTTGTTGAATTGAATTTTCTAGCTCGATCGTGCGATCGTGCACTCGTTGTTCTAATTGCTGAGTAAGCTCTTCAAGTTGCGCCTGCGTTCTAGCCTGTTCCTCGATCGTGCCTTTTAGCGATCGATTCAACTGTGACAAACTCAGATGCAATTTTACTCTTGCAATCACTTCCTCTTGCTGAAACGGCTTGGTAATGTAGTCAACGGCTCCAAGTTCTAAGCCCCTGACTTTGTTCACCGCATCTGAAAGCGCCGTCATAAAAATGATCGGAATCAATTGCAGCTTCAGATTTGCCTTGAATCGCTGACAGGTTTCAAATCCATCAATTCCAGGCATCATCACATCGAGCAAAATTAAATCGGGTATTGCATACTCCGCCTGTTCGATCGCAGATTCGCCATCGATCGCCATTAAAGTCTTCCAGCCCTGTCCCTGAAGCGCTTCCGACAACACCTTAAGATTCGTCGGCGTGTCGTCAACTAATAAGATGCGAACTGAGTCTGATGAAATGAAGTTCATTTTAATGTAACTCTGCCTTAGCGTAGGACTTAAGGAACTGACGGATTTTTGCAGTTTGGAACGTTGCGGTGAGCTTATTCAACGCCGCCGCAAACGGCGCATATTGGGAATTTTCCTTGACTAGTGATTCTAGAATTCCCTCGATCGCGGCGATATCGCCCATCATTGCCAAGTGATACAGATCGCCTAAAACAGCTTGCTCTGGTAAGATGACTTCTCCATTTGCGATCGCAGAGGGAGAACCTGTTGCCGATTTCGATTGATAGACCCACGTTAAGTTGAGTAGGTCTTTCAGCGTGTTCAAAAGTTCTTGAACTTGAACGGGCTTCGGTAAAAATGCACTCGCACCCGCCTGTAAACTACGTTGACGATTCGAGCCAAACACATTGGCACTAGAAACAATGATCGGAAGGTCGCAAGTTGAAGAATTCGATCGCAGTTGTTCGATCAGTCCAACACCGTCTAGTAAAGGCATCGCTAAATCGGTAATGACCAAATCAGGAACGCGATCGCTTGCTGCTAACCAGCCATCACTTCCGGTATAAGCCACTGTGACCTCGAAGCCGATTTCTTGTAGCAAAGCTGCCATCAAACCGCATTGAGTTCGATCGTCGTCCACGATCAGAATCGAGGGCGATCGATCGACAATTCCAATCACAGTCTCATTTTCATCGGGCATTGAGGATCGCCATTCAGAAGCCGTTTCAAACTTCAGCGTGAGCGAGAAAATACTGCCTTCACCGAGGCGACTTTGAACCTCGATTCCACTCCCCATCAAATTCGCGATTCGCTGACTGATGGCAAGTCCTAAGCCTGTTCCTTCTGATTTTCGCCCCGCTTCACCCACTTGCTCGAACGGCATGAAAATCTTTTCGACTTGCTCGATCGACATTCCCACACCCGTATCTTCCACTTCAAAGCGAATGTGAGCCTCTTCGCTCAACTTCGCTCGAAACGCGACTTGACCTTGATCCGTGAACTTGATCGCGTTGCCTAAGAGATTGATTAAAACTTGGCGCAATCGTTTCTCATCGGTCACGATCGCATCAGGTAAGCGATCATCAATCTCCACCTGGAATCCAATGCCTTTCTGCTCTGCCCGAATTCGGCAAATCTCAGCAACACCGTTCAGAAAGCTTTCAAGATGCACATTACCAGAATCAAGTTCTAGCTTTCGGGCTTCGATCTTCGACAAATCTAAGATGTCATTGATCAATGTCAACAGATGAGAACCGCATTGATGAATGATGCGGATACCTTCTTGTTCTTTTTGAGAAACCGATCGCTCTAAAATCTGTGCATATCCCAAAATTCCGTTCAGCGGTGTTCGTAGCTCGTGGCTCATATTGGCAAGAAATTCACTCTTTGCCTGATTTGCTGCGTCCGCGACTTGTTTCGCTTCCATCAATTCGTGAGTGCGTTCCTCGACTTTCGCTTCTAGCGTTTTCGAGTAATCGAATAACTGATTGTTAGCAGATTCTAGTTTGCGATTCGTTTCCTCTAATTTCTCATAGCGATGAGAACTCACGGTCGCGACCACACTCGCAATCAACGCCGTTAACGCTGGTGTTACTGGAATAATCCACCCGCCCAGAAAACTGAGATATGCTCCGACCACGATCGAGCCACTCGTGCCCACAGTCGCCCACAGAATCTTGCCGCCCGGTAGCCGTTTTTGAGTTGGCAGACTCGCCAGTTTCCAACTCCCAACTGCACCCAAACAAGAGCAAAGAAAGATCCAAGCCGAAAATTGTGCGATCGAGAACCCTTGTAGCATTACATTCTGTTTGGCACTCGTCACAAGCTGTTTCGCAATGTTCGCGTGAATCACCACACCCGGAGTGGGATCTTCTGCCGAGAACCAAGAAGAGCTAAACGGTGTCCCAAAAAAGTCGTTGGTACTTGCCGCGATCGAACCAATAAACACCATACGATCGCGCATTAAATCTGTGGGCACTCGACCTGCTAAAACATCCCGCATTTTCACGGTGCGAAAATTTCGCTCTGATCCATACCAATTCAGCAGAATTTGATAGCCACCCACCTCAGAGTTTGGATAACCTGCTTCTTGGTTGCCAAGCGGTAGATAAATCGACTGACCGAGCTTAAATTTCTGTTGATCCGGATTGATGCTCTCTAATGTAATGCCTTCTGCTTCTAAGTACTTCAATGCAACACGAGTCGCCAATCCTGCTTTAATCGTTTGTTCTTTGATGTCTTCTGAAGTTAATAACGCACGACGAATTTGTCGATCGCTATCTAACACCAAATCCGCAATTCCTACTTGATCCTTTTTCTTCAACACTGGAGGTGGTGCAACTCGATCGCCCGTAATCTTTTCAACACCGTAAAGATTCGGTGTCGTCTCAAAAACTTTTACAAGCTGTTCGTGTCCCTCGCCTTCCGGCAAATCGCGGTATAAATCTAGCCCGATCGCTCTTGGCTTTTGTGCTCGAATCTTCTCTAATAGCTGCGCGAGTGACCAATCGGGAATGGGCCAATTTTTCACGCTGCGAATATCTTCTTCGTCGATCGTCACAACCACGATCTGATCTGAAAGCTGATTGTGCGATCGCTGCCGAAAAAACTGATCCCGCGTCTGCCACTCTAATAAATTAAACACGCCTAGCATGTGACCTGCGGTAACAGTAGCAGCAACACTAGGCGCAATGATGAAAACACGACGAGATTTTTGAACGAAAGCTTGAATTTTTTTCCACATAATACCTGCTTCGGGAGGCACTGACCGTTACTGATCAGTGCCCGTGAAAAGTTAGTTGACCATCGGAGCCTGATCGATCGCACTCAATTCAACCGCTTCGAGCAAATCACCCCATTCTTTCGCTAAGCTTTCACTCTTTGGCTGTCCTGAGCGCAACGCCGCTAGCGTCGCCACACAGTCGTACCACACTCCATTCGCACCCAACGCTTTCGCCCGTTCCAGCGCATCGCCTTGTTTCATTGCCGCCGCCAGTTCTGCACTCGGCTGCACCCGCTGAATCCAACCATCCACATACGGCGTACTCGGATTCAGCCGTCCATCGACTTTGAGCGCCATGAACCACTGATAGTTCTTCTCCAGTTGCAGTGCTGGAGCTTCTTTCGGAAGCACGATCGTTCTCACACCTGCTTCATTGCTGATCGCCATCTCGGTTTCATAAACGGTGTTACCCGCTTCGTCTTTCAGGCTGAATACGGCGCGATCGGCTCCAGTCGCGGGCAGATACACTAAGATCGTCGGACGCTCAGAAATGGTTGTGCCGTAGTAGCTTTGAGGCAACAGAGCCAACATTGCTGCCGGACCTGTCGAAGCCACGATCGACGGATCTAACTCCTGTCTTCCGGTACGCGATGCACCGCTCGCTGCAACTCTGGGGGCGCGATTGGTTCTCGACGGTTGGAAAAATCCACCGCGAGAGGCTCCGCCGACAGTTCTTTGAGGAGCGCGACGATTGGCACGAGGTTGGAAAATGCTACCGCGTGAAGCTCCGCCTGTGGTTTGACGAACCGTGCGATTGCGTTTGTTCACGAATAGACTGCCGCGAGAGGCTCCGCCTGTGGCTTGACTCGGTGCGCCATTGCCCGTAGGAGGGGTAAAAGGAACTGCTTGAACCGGAGTCCAAGCACTACTCGCGACCAGAGCAACTACGCCCAAGGTTCCTGCGATTGATTGATAGTTCATACTGCAATATCTGTGTATTGTTGGACACGATCGAAGAGAACACTACTTTGCGATCGTAGAGAGAAATCAACCTTTAGCCAGTGGGGACTTTGCGTAACTTTCTAAAAAGCAAATCCGTGAATTCACAGATTTTGCTCGGTTCTACTGCCAGTTTCCAACCATGACGAATCCTGACCAAAAGAACGGATCGCGGAAATCGGTTTCTCGAATCAGTTTGAGTTGGGCTTGGCGCAGGGCTTCCGCTTTGCTGCGTCCCGGTTGTCGAAGCTCTTCATAGAACTGAGTCATGAGGAGTGCAGCGGCTTTATCTTTCACGGGCCAAAGTGTTGCTAATGTCGATCGTGCTCCTGATTTCACCGCTAATCCAGCAAGACCCAAGACTGCTCGATCGTCACCACTTGCAGTGTCACAAGCACTCAAAACCAGAAGATCGATCGCTCTTGAAGCATCGCGAGTTTGCAGCAGTTCAGAGAGTTCTTTGATGTTGACTTTGCCGTCCCAAGTTAGCAGGAATGTATCTTCCAATCGAGAGCTAAACTGTCCGTGTGTTGCAAGGTGAACGACGTTCGCTTGACTGTTCTTTAAGCGATCGGCTAACGCATTCCCAGTAAATTCAGCATTCAACAGTTTCGCCCCTGGAACCGTTTTGATGATTTGCCTCACTTCTGATTCCACCGCAGGCAGGGCAGCAAAGCCCGATCGAGATTCACTAATTCCGCCAACCAGTGCTCCAACTTGAGTCTGTTGCAGCGATCGGGCCGTCATTAATTGAAGTCCGGGGGACAGCGTGACTGCATATTTCTCGATCAGGTATTGCTTGCCATCATAGAGCGCAGACATGGGAATGTTCCGAAGTTTTCCGTCCAAAACAAAGACCAAGGTTTTGGTGTTTTTGAGTGACGATTCTGCGGGACGAATCAGCCAGTCATACACTTGTTGAGAGAAACGATCGCGATCGCGAAAATCAGATACCGGGTTCAATGCGCTCAATAGTTCAGAGAGTGTTTCTTCAATCTCAGCTTGCGGTTTGCGAGTGATGTGATACTGCAAGGGTTGACCCGCAGTAGAAAGAATCACCGCTAAGCGATCGGGCAAGATAATCGGATAAACGACCGTTGCGGTTGAGTCAACTTGGTCGATTTGCT contains:
- a CDS encoding DUF928 domain-containing protein, which gives rise to MNYQSIAGTLGVVALVASSAWTPVQAVPFTPPTGNGAPSQATGGASRGSLFVNKRNRTVRQTTGGASRGSIFQPRANRRAPQRTVGGASRGGFFQPSRTNRAPRVAASGASRTGRQELDPSIVASTGPAAMLALLPQSYYGTTISERPTILVYLPATGADRAVFSLKDEAGNTVYETEMAISNEAGVRTIVLPKEAPALQLEKNYQWFMALKVDGRLNPSTPYVDGWIQRVQPSAELAAAMKQGDALERAKALGANGVWYDCVATLAALRSGQPKSESLAKEWGDLLEAVELSAIDQAPMVN
- a CDS encoding CHASE2 domain-containing protein, translated to MWKKIQAFVQKSRRVFIIAPSVAATVTAGHMLGVFNLLEWQTRDQFFRQRSHNQLSDQIVVVTIDEEDIRSVKNWPIPDWSLAQLLEKIRAQKPRAIGLDLYRDLPEGEGHEQLVKVFETTPNLYGVEKITGDRVAPPPVLKKKDQVGIADLVLDSDRQIRRALLTSEDIKEQTIKAGLATRVALKYLEAEGITLESINPDQQKFKLGQSIYLPLGNQEAGYPNSEVGGYQILLNWYGSERNFRTVKMRDVLAGRVPTDLMRDRMVFIGSIAASTNDFFGTPFSSSWFSAEDPTPGVVIHANIAKQLVTSAKQNVMLQGFSIAQFSAWIFLCSCLGAVGSWKLASLPTQKRLPGGKILWATVGTSGSIVVGAYLSFLGGWIIPVTPALTALIASVVATVSSHRYEKLEETNRKLESANNQLFDYSKTLEAKVEERTHELMEAKQVADAANQAKSEFLANMSHELRTPLNGILGYAQILERSVSQKEQEGIRIIHQCGSHLLTLINDILDLSKIEARKLELDSGNVHLESFLNGVAEICRIRAEQKGIGFQVEIDDRLPDAIVTDEKRLRQVLINLLGNAIKFTDQGQVAFRAKLSEEAHIRFEVEDTGVGMSIEQVEKIFMPFEQVGEAGRKSEGTGLGLAISQRIANLMGSGIEVQSRLGEGSIFSLTLKFETASEWRSSMPDENETVIGIVDRSPSILIVDDDRTQCGLMAALLQEIGFEVTVAYTGSDGWLAASDRVPDLVITDLAMPLLDGVGLIEQLRSNSSTCDLPIIVSSANVFGSNRQRSLQAGASAFLPKPVQVQELLNTLKDLLNLTWVYQSKSATGSPSAIANGEVILPEQAVLGDLYHLAMMGDIAAIEGILESLVKENSQYAPFAAALNKLTATFQTAKIRQFLKSYAKAELH
- a CDS encoding CBS domain-containing protein encodes the protein MPSINPEQSARELMSSPVRTVRPETTIEEAQKILLRYGHSGLPIVDEGRLVGIVSRRDLDIAAYHGLKDTPVKRIMAAQVRTIEPSTPLSEIQGVMGTYDIGRLPVIDQGQLVGIVTRTDVLRKLQPVPETLRLERFAAPFQKIFAIASQAAEDRGWHLYLVGGAVRDLLLADPTAEVGLSDIDFVVDGFHQSAEVGAGVELAKCLQKIYPQARLEIHGKFQTAALLWHNDPELGSLWIDIATARTEFYLYPAANPEVEASSIRQDLYRRDFTVNALALRLTNPRAHELLDYFGGIADLRSHQIRVLHPNSFIEDPTRIYRAVRFAVRLGFEIEPQTEASIRHAIASGLYNRRDRPVPALQSRLRSELKYILQARYWKPAIQKLADLDALVCIHPSLKLDRELWRQLKWADRFQRFDLAIPHWQLLLEVLIAKLDDRATVAKTLQLPHDAIERLTKLPAIEAALQPSEKPSEMVQLLKPFDSETLALIAARGARSIRRSIYQYFNVWSQIKPPIDGSDLKTLGYKPGKQFKQILEELLVLTLDGKICDRTEAEQYLAEHYPLN
- the hisIE gene encoding bifunctional phosphoribosyl-AMP cyclohydrolase/phosphoribosyl-ATP diphosphatase HisIE encodes the protein MASIELVSPDSIPTDAIKYDDRGLVPAIVQDYLDGTVLMMAWMNQESLQKTLATGETWFWSRSRQEFWHKGATSGHTQKVKAVRYDCDSDALLVTVEQIGDIACHTGARSCFHQVDGNISPPPADTLSQVFSVVCDRRDNPIEGSYTRTLFAGGDNKILKKIGEEAAEVVMACKDDDKDAIAGEAADLFYHTLVALAHHKVDLKAVYRKLQERR
- a CDS encoding response regulator; translated protein: MNFISSDSVRILLVDDTPTNLKVLSEALQGQGWKTLMAIDGESAIEQAEYAIPDLILLDVMMPGIDGFETCQRFKANLKLQLIPIIFMTALSDAVNKVRGLELGAVDYITKPFQQEEVIARVKLHLSLSQLNRSLKGTIEEQARTQAQLEELTQQLEQRVHDRTIELENSIQQLNTTQLQLIQSEKMSTLGQLVAGIGHEINNPINFVGGNLKHIEDYTQDLFTLIEMYQTQQPDAEIEEFIEDVDLEYLIEDMPKLIRSIHEGVDRLRDISFSLRSFARSDISSKVEYQIHEGIESTLMLLKHRLKADEQHPEIQINRNYGDLFPIRCYPGQLNQVFMNLIANALDVFEEQNVTRSYEEVCTAPNVIWISTAIDQSTETATIRIKDNGFGISPEIQSQIFEPSFTTKPVGKGTGLGLAISRQIIVEKHGGKLDCHSVIGQGTEFTIVLPV